The proteins below are encoded in one region of Panulirus ornatus isolate Po-2019 chromosome 4, ASM3632096v1, whole genome shotgun sequence:
- the LOC139764489 gene encoding exocyst complex component 4-like: MMCNTLMNYRETCQAAYRGITQPDSEDKRIISATWAKDEDISRFLRDLPNWRALQAGVSSECSIEGDENPEEVGERNRKEAEILTGNLGDQLIPQHEILADPSQLRTLAHLQESLEWFGSCIIKFATSLPVKSTSSGIMVSGEVPPVSDASVQTLTSLAKDFEELAYTCLLVLHLEVRLHCFFYLLPVARGGGFASGLDSQEPDSDVLKLIKDLATIDEALNNTLHPRKCRYIFEGLGPLIANILTTSVVHIRRINENGIKKMCRNIFSIQQQLTNITMTRELALDQARQYYELLYHNPDEILNGILNRGKQFSELEYINALQLLYRSSPGLSQESLQTSLQRLSEILGDIGVTV; this comes from the coding sequence ATGATGTGCAATACACTCATGAACTACCGTGAGACTTGCCAAGCAGCATACCGAGGCATAACGCAGCCAGACTCTGAAGACAAGAGGATTATTTCTGCCACCTGGGCGAAAGATGAGGATATTAGTAGGTTCCTAAGAGATTTACCAAACTGGAGAGCACTTCAGGCAGGAGTATCATCTGAGTGCAGTATTGAAGGAGATGAAAATCCAGAGGAGGTGGGTGAACGTAATCGCAAGGAAGCAGAGATCCTTACTGGTAATCTTGGTGATCAGCTGATTCCACAACATGAAATCTTGGCTGATCCATCCCAGTTACGGACTTTGGCTCATTTGCAGGAGagtttggaatggtttggaagcTGTATTATAAAATTTGCCACCTCACTGCCTGTGAAATCAACATCCTCCGGTATCATGGTGTCAGGCGAAGTGCCTCCAGTCTCAGATGCCTCAGTACAGACTCTTACTTCTCTTGCTAAAGATTTTGAAGAACTTGCCTACACATGTTTGTTGGTGCTTCATCTAGAGGTACGCCTTCATTGTTTTTTCTACTTGTTGCCTGTGGCCCGTGGAGGAGGATTTGCCTCAGGACTGGACTCACAGGAACCAGACAGTGATGTTCTCAAATTAATCAAGGATCTTGCCACAATTGATGAAGCACTCaacaacactttacatcctcGTAAATGCAGGTATATCTTCGAAGGTTTGGGTCCTCTGATAGCCAACATCCTAACAACATCAGTGGTACACATTCGTCGCATTAATGAAAATGGAATCAAGAAGATGTGTCGCAACATTTTCAGCATTCAGCAGCAACTTACCAATATAACCATGACAAGGGAGTTGGCACTAGACCAAGCACGACAGTACTATGAATTGTTGTATCACAATCCAGATGAAATTCTAAATGGAATATTGAACCGAGGGAAGCAGTTTTCAGAACTGGAATACATCAATGCGTTACAACTTCTGTACCGGTCTTCTCCTGGCTTATCACAAGAATCATTACAAACAAGCCTTCAGCGACTCTCAGAGATCTTAGGTGACATTGGTGTCACTGTTTGA